A window of the Phragmites australis chromosome 20, lpPhrAust1.1, whole genome shotgun sequence genome harbors these coding sequences:
- the LOC133902454 gene encoding uncharacterized protein At1g76070-like, which yields MEKRQKKHGRSRSFTGGGLASFLRSTVASFSSTFPSSRGRSSFNHRNAFSGPIVSIVPPEARGSRRKQSGYRTPEPSSPKVSCIGQIKRTKSKKKVNQCGKNGGACPLPPRPPAPAEGRCRPKGSLVKRMFFRRSRSRSRSSRDGFSNGKGSNGAVAAAPAPAAGLGQMKRFTSGRAAFQDFDWREAERRDREDDEEEEEDEVFVAHSAPLVLGGGVVASEPRKEVNLWRRRPMAPPTPLQLV from the coding sequence ATGGAGAAGAGGCAGAAGAAGCACGGGAGGTCCAGGAGCTTCACCGGCGGCGGGCTGGCCTCGTTCCTCAGGTCCACCGTCGcgtccttctcctccaccttcCCGTCGTCCCGCGGCAGGTCCTCCTTCAACCACCGCAACGCCTTCTCGGGGCCCATCGTCTCCATCGTCCCGCCGGAGGCCCGCGGCAGCAGGAGGAAGCAGTCGGGGTACCGGACGCCCGAGCCGTCATCGCCCAAGGTGTCGTGCATCGGGCAGATCAAGAGGACCAAGTCCAAGAAGAAGGTCAACCAGTGCGGCAAGAACGGCGGCGCCTGCCCGCTGCCGCcaaggccgccggcgccggcggaagGGCGCTGCAGACCGAAGGGCTCTCTCGTGAAGCGGATGTTCTTCCGGCGCAGCAGGTCGCGGTCGCGGTCGTCGAGAGATGGTTTCAGTAATGGGAAGGGGAGCAACGGCGCCGTGGCGGCGGCCCCGGCGCCGGCTGCGGGGCTCGGGCAGATGAAGCGGTTCACGAGCGGGCGCGCGGCGTTTCAGGACTTCGACTGGCGGGAGGCGGAGAGGAGGGACCGTGAGGACgacgaagaggaagaggaagacgagGTGTTCGTGGCGCACTCCGCGCCTCTGGTGCTCGGCGGTGGGGTGGTGGCGTCGGAGCCGAGGAAGGAGGTGAACTTGTGGAGGCGGCGCCCCATGGCTCCTCCCACTCCGCTTCAGCTTGTCTAG
- the LOC133902307 gene encoding pentatricopeptide repeat-containing protein CRR2, chloroplastic-like has translation MQRCYSKPRPKDSYDYVSLLQYHGDPRRLAQIHSRVITSGLECDRFVAAGLVARYAALGRAGVAAARQVFDRAPHRDSFLWNVMLRGYARAGTPREALALFARSRAAAAGNRYTYTFVVKACAAVGDGAGRVGQAVHALTVRAGVEPDVFVGNALVAFYARCGDVAMARKVFDGVTEKDVVSWNSIIAGYAQNGHSDEAVALLRSMLRRGADCRPDHVTLVAVLPACAASGAVREGLWTHSYVVSTAIVMNAALASGLIAMYAACGRLDIARVVFERVLDRTQAVYTSMIQAYGSHGQGVEALDMFHQMLANGIAPDGICFVSVLSACAHGGLVDDGLEVFDMMDDHRVEKRQVHYACVVDLLGRAGQLSRALGVVEAMPFEPGRDVWGALLGASRLHGDIELAERAAERLLVLDPGNAGRYAALAQMYDDAGRWDDASTVRTMMRDRGVNKPLASSIVEGDMDA, from the coding sequence ATGCAGAGATGCTACTCCAAGCCGCGCCCCAAAGACTCGTACGACTACGTCTCGCTCCTGCAGTACCACGGCGACCCCAGACGCCTCGCACAAATCCACTCCCGCGTCATCACCTcgggcttggagtgcgaccgcTTCGTGGCCGCGGGCCTCGTCGCCCGCTACGCCGCGCTGGGCCGCGCCGGCGTGGCGGCCGCACGCCAGGTGTTCGACCGCGCGCCGCACCGGGACTCCTTTCTCTGGAACGTCATGCTCCGGGGCTACGCGCGCGCCGGCACGCCGCGCGAGGCCCTCGCGCTCTTCGCGCGCAGCCGGGCGGCCGCGGCCGGGAACCGCTACACGTACACGTTCGTTGTCAAGGCGTGCGCCGCCGTGGGGGACGGCGCGGGGCGAGTCGGCCAGGCCGTGCACGCGCTCACGGTCAGAGCCGGGGTGGAGCCCGACGTCTTCGTGGGCAACGCGCTCGTAGCGTTCTACGCCAGGTGCGGCGATGTGGCGATGGCGAGAAAGGTGTTCGACGGGGTCACCGAGAAGGATGTCGTGAGCTGGAACTCGATTATCGCCGGGTACGCCCAGAACGGGCACTCAGACGAGGCGGTCGCGCTGCTTCGCTCCATGCTGCGGCGTGGCGCGGATTGCCGGCCAGACCATGTCACTCTGGTCGCCGTGCTCCCGGCCTGTGCAGCATCAGGGGCTGTGCGCGAAGGCCTGTGGACGCATTCATACGTTGTAAGTACTGCCATTGTCATGAACGCCGCTTTGGCTAGCGGGCTCATTGCCATGTACGCTGCGTGCGGACGGCTTGACATCGCTCGGGTCGTCTTCGAGCGTGTTCTGGACAGGACCCAAGCCGTCTACACTTCAATGATCCAGGCTTACGGGAGCCACGGCCAGGGCGTCGAGGCACTAGACATGTTCCACCAGATGCTGGCGAATGGCATTGCGCCCGACGGCATCTGCTTCGTGTCCGTGCTTTCGGCTTGCGCGCACGGCGGCCTGGTGGACGACGGGCTCGAGGTCTTTGACATGATGGACGACCACCGCGTGGAGAAGCGGCAGGTGCATTACGCCTGCGTGGTCGACTTGCTAGGCCGCGCCGGGCAGCTCTCTCGAGCGCTCGGGGTCGTCGAGGCCATGCCGTTTGAACCGGGGAGAGACGTCTGGGGCGCGCTGCTCGGCGCTAGCCGGCTGCACGGTGACATTGAGCTCGCCGAGCGTGCGGCTGAGCGGCTGCTCGTCCTCGACCCAGGGAACGCCGGCCGGTACGCTGCGTTGGCCCAGATGTACGACGACGCCGGGAGATGGGACGACGCGTCGACGGTGAGGACCATGATGCGGGATCGAGGGGTGAACAAGCCACTTGCAAGCAGTATTGTTGAGGGAGACATGGATGCGTAG
- the LOC133901848 gene encoding NEP1-interacting protein-like 1 isoform X1 translates to MDTTLTDSRLHPTPTVSAVHHPAHAPAAVRGLCSLAARLAESLARGLITCVFATVGTVLGAITGGLIGLATETGVVRGTGVGGITGALVSMEVVDSSLAIWRSDEPAILSVVYVLDVIWSLLTGRLVREKVDPAVLSAVESQMSAVESPAGHGDGADIFETGGTSGIPMAAINALPVVKFTERGNVDASGEHIACSVCLQEFEAGESARSLPVCHHTFHLPCIDGWLLRHASCPLCRRAV, encoded by the exons ATGGACACGACGCTCACCGACTCCCGGCTCCATCCTACTCCTACCGTCTCCGCGGTACACCACCCTGCCCACGCGCCGGCGGCAGTCCGCGGCCTCTGCTCCTTGGCCGCTCGGCTCGCCGAAAGCCTCGCCCGCGGCCTCATCACCTGCGTCTTCGCCACAG TGGGCACGGTCCTCGGCGCGATCACCGGCGGGCTGATCGGTCTGGCGACGGAGACGGGCGTGGTGCGCGGCACGGGGGTGGGCGGCATCACGGGCGCGCTCGTGTCCATGGAGGTCGTCGACTCGTCCCTCGCGATATGGCGCTCCGACGAGCCGGCAATCTTGAGCGTCGTCTACGTG CTCGACGTGATCTGGAGCCTGCTGACCGGCCGCCTTGTACGCGAGAAGGTGGACCCTGCCGTGCTCAGCGCGGTCGAGAGCCAG ATGAGTGCAGTGGAGTCACCGGCAGGGCACGGAGACGGCGCCGACATCTTCGAGACGGGCGGCACCAGCGGCATACCAATGGCGGCCATCAACGCGCTCCCGGTGGTGAAGTTCACCGAGCGCGGGAACGTGGACGCCAGCGGCGAGCACATCGCCTGCTCGGTCTGCCTCCAG GAGTTTGAAGCCGGCGAGAGCGCGAGGAGCCTGCCGGTGTGCCATCACACGTTCCACCTGCCGTGCATCGACGGCTGGCTGCTCCGGCACGCCTCCTGCCCCTTGTGCCGGCGCGCAGTCTAG
- the LOC133902537 gene encoding pentatricopeptide repeat-containing protein At1g20300, mitochondrial-like: MALLLKPKHHLSSTGLLLLLPRRLCDGVPNLPPPTDISPPPLTRAETKLLDAIHAALLDHHRANPAAQIPDSPPFDPLPSLSSTISGLLPSPPSPHFPLHLLRRLLALRRGVPFPEAVAFFHQLVPSLPADSLPDLYAAMIDLLAKHQHFPLARHLLDEMRAGAVPISSQLILALIRRYVRAGMSSEAAELFRRMEEYGAGAPEPAKLALLLGALSKKRLASEAQALFDSYKSVFTPDVVLYTAVVHAWCRAGQLDEAERVFAEMQQSGIMPNVYTYTAVIDAMYRAGQVPRAQELLCQMIDSGCPPNTATFNAIMRAHVKAGRSEQVLQVHNQMRQLGCEPDIITYNFLIETHCGKGQGNFDAALKVLAKMTAKGCVPDCHTFNPMFKLVLVLGNVDAARKLYDKMRELQCKPNVVTYNALLRLFNKEKSMDMVLRMKKDMDAEGVEPNLHTYAALIEAFCGRGNWRRAHTTLKEMVEEKSFKPSKQVYDMVLTLLRKAGQLMKHEELVELMADRGFISRPANDALWSQLSAR; encoded by the coding sequence ATGGCTCTCCTCCTCAAGCCcaagcaccacctctcctccaccggcctcctcctcctcctcccgcgtcGCCTCTGCGACGGCGTGCCAAACCTGCCACCCCCGACGGACATCTCTCCCCCGCCCCTGACCCGCGCCGAGACCAAGCTCCTGGACGCCATACACGCGGCCCTCCTCGACCACCACCGCGCCAACCCGGCCGCCCAGATCCCGGACTCCCCACCGTTCGACCCCCTCCCGTCCCTCTCATCCACTATCTCCGGCTTGCTCCCTTCCCCGCCTTCCCCTCACTTcccgctccacctcctccgccgcctccttgcCCTCCGCCGCGGCGTCCCATTCCCCGAGGCCGTCGCCTTCTTCCACCAGCTCGTCCCCTCCCTTCCCGCCGACTCCCTCCCCGATCTCTACGCCGCCATGATAGACCTGCTCGCCAAGCACCAACATTTCCCGCTCGCGCGCCACCTGCTCGACGAAATGCGGGCGGGAGCCGTCCCCATCTCGTCGCAGCTCATCCTCGCCCTGATCCGCCGGTACGTCCGGGCGGGGATGTCTTCGGAGGCTGCAGAACTGTTCCGCCGCATGGAGGAGTACGGCGCGGGGGCTCCGGAGCCTGCCAAGCTCGCTTTACTCCTCGGCGCTCTCTCCAAGAAGCGCCTTGCCAGTGAGGCGCAGGCGTTGTTCGATAGTTACAAGTCTGTCTTCACACCAGATGTTGTGCTCTACACGGCCGTGGTGCACGCGTGGTGCCGTGCAGGGCAGCTCGATGAGGCAGAGCGTGTGTTCGCGGAGATGCAGCAATCAGGAATCATGCCCAATGTGTATACCTACACTGCTGTGATCGATGCAATGTATCGTGCAGGTCAGGTTCCCCGTGCCCAGGAGCTCTTGTGCCAGATGATTGATTCTGGGTGCCCGCCGAACACGGCAACGTTCAATGCCATCATGCGGGCACATGTGAAGGCTGGTCGTTCTGAGCAGGTGCTGCAGGTGCACAACCAGATGCGGCAGCTTGGGTGCGAGCCAGACATTATCACATACAATTTCTTGATCGAGACTCATTGTGGGAAGGGGCAGGGCAACTTTGATGCAGCGTTGAAAGTGCTTGCGAAAATGACTGCAAAAGGGTGTGTTCCTGATTGCCACACGTTCAACCCCATGTTCAAGCTGGTACTTGTGCTTGGCAATGTAGATGCTGCGCGAAAGTTGTATGACAAAATGAGGGAGCTGCAATGCAAGCCAAATGTCGTGACATATAATGCACTTCTAAGGTTGTTCAATAAGGAGAAGTCAATGGACATGGTTTTGAGGATGAAGAAGGACATGGATGCGGAAGGAGTGGAGCCAAACCTGCACACCTATGCAGCCCTGATTGAGGCATTCTGTGGGAGAGGGAACTGGAGGCGTGCACACACAACATTGAAGGAAATGGTCGAGGAGAAGTCTTTTAAACCCTCAAAGCAGGTGTATGATATGGTATTGACCCTTTTGAGGAAGGCTGGCCAGCTCAtgaagcatgaagagcttgtTGAACTTATGGCTGATCGGGGTTTCATTAGCCGCCCAGCAAATGATGCGTTGTGGAGTCAACTATCTGCTCGCTGA
- the LOC133901308 gene encoding serine/threonine protein phosphatase 2A 57 kDa regulatory subunit B' alpha isoform-like: MGAAAAEVAPRAPSAKRRSTTLRFLFELEKPDGLLPGTAKLPPPSLEPEADSLIDKIASCNRLFTFVDVGECEEERDAKQERLGEVLAAVRSSGKQQLDHRVLVALVKMVSANLFRTMPPSAYPPLPPDGVDEEPPVMLLAPSWPHLHVVYDILLAVVTGADARTLRNHVDRAFLSRLLALFGSEDPRERDRLKTVYHQLYSKLTCERAFMRRSMSAAFLRFVYETSPAERHCGVGELLEICGSIINGLAVPLKEEHRGFLVRVLLPLHRTRWAHTYHRQLAYCVLQFVQKEPELANAVVTGILRHWPVTNCQKEVLLIEELEEILEVLEPKQLEKLVVPICSRIARCVSSCSSQVAERALYVWYNERFLELASGSPGMMEKILPAFVASVEGNLELHWSKCVQQVTASVKALLEQVAPDLYGRCVDDLTARRSEAEAAASVRDARWQKLETAIATK, encoded by the exons aTGGGCGCTGCTGCGGCGGAGGTGGCGCCGAGGGCGCCGTCGGCCAAGAGGAGGTCGACCACGCTGAGGTTCCTGTTCGAGCTCGAGAAGCCGGATGGCTTGCTGCCCGGCACGGCCAAGCTGCCTCCGCCGTCGCTCGAGCCTGAGGCCGACAGTCTCATCGACAAGATCGCCTCGTGCAACCGTCTGTTCACGTTCGTCGACGTGGGCGAGTGCGAGGAGGAGCGGGACGCGAAGCAGGAGCGGCTGGGGGAGGTGCTCGCCGCCGTCCGTTCGAGCGGGAAGCAGCAGCTGGACCACCGAGTGTTGGTGGCGCTGGTGAAGATGGTCAGCGCCAACCTATTCCGGACAATGCCGCCGTCGGCCTACCCGCCGCTGCCCCCCGACGGTGTGGATGAGGAGCCTCCTGTGATGTTGCTGGCCCCGTCGTGGCCGCACCTCCACGTGGTGTACGACATCCTCCTCGCCGTGGTGACCGGCGCCGACGCCAGGACGCTCCGCAACCACGTCGACCGCGCCTTCCTCTCCCGCCTCCTTGCGTTGTTTGGCTCCGAGGACCCCCGGGAGCGCGACCGGCTCAAGACCGTGTATCACCAGCTCTACTCCAAACTCACCTGCGAGCGCGCCTTCATGCGGCGGTCCATGAGCGCCGCGTTCCTGCGGTTCGTCTACGAGACGTCCCCCGCCGAGCGCCACTGCGGCGTCGGCGAGCTGCTGGAGATCTGCGGCAGCATCATCAACGGCTTAGCCGTGCCGCTCAAGGAGGAGCACCGGGGGTTCCTGGTGCGCGTGCTGCTGCCGCTGCACAGGACCAGGTGGGCGCACACGTACCACCGCCAGCTCGCCTACTGCGTGCTTCAGTTCGTGCAGAAGGAGCCGGAGCTCGCCAACGCGGTGGTCACGGGGATCCTGCGCCACTGGCCGGTGACCAACTGCCAGAAGGAGGTGCTGCTCATCGAGGAGCTAGAGGAGATTCTCGAGGTCCTCGAGCCGAAGCAGCTCGAGAAGCTCGTCGTGCCCATCTGCTCGCGGATCGCCCGCTGCGTCAGTAGCTGCAGTTCTCAG GTGGCCGAGAGGGCGCTGTACGTGTGGTACAACGAGCGGTTCCTGGAGTTGGCGTCGGGGTCGCCGGGGATGATGGAGAAGATCCTGCCCGCGTTCGTTGCGAGCGTGGAGGGCAACCTGGAGCTGCACTGGAGCAAGTGCGTGCAGCAGGTGACGGCCAGCGTCAAGGCCCTGCTCGAGCAGGTGGCGCCGGACCTGTACGGTCGGTGCGTCGACGACCTCACCGCGCGGCGGTCcgaggccgaggcggcggcctCCGTGAGGGACGCGCGGTGGCAGAAGCTGGAGACGGCTATCGCCACGAAGTAG
- the LOC133901314 gene encoding phospholipase D delta-like, which produces MASSAGGESPAKPILLHGDLDLSILEARLLPNMDMLSEQVRRCFAACRPPTSCGPKHASAAARGAGAGGRHHHHRKIITSDPYVTLSVAGAVVARTAVIPNSQDPVWEERFAVPLAHRATVLEFQVKDNDTFGAQLIGTVSVPADRVTSGEEVEDWFPVIGTNRKPYKPDTALRLRFRFHPIATNSTYQHGIPGDPERKGIKDSYFPLRHGGRVTLYQDAHVKEGNLPEIELENGKTFEHNACWEDICHAILEAHHMIYIVGWSVYDKVRLVREPSQSRPLPLGGDLTLGELLKFKSQEGVRVCLLVWDDKTSHDKLFIKTGGVMATHDEETRKFFKHSSVICVLSPRYASNKLSIFKQQVVGTLFTHHQKCVLVDTQAWGNKRKITAFIGGLDLCDGRYDTPEHRLFKDLDTVFQHDYHNPTFPASAKGPRQPWHDLHCRIDGPAAYDVLKNFEQRWRKATKWRDRLRRVSHWKDDALIKLERISWILSPSPTLPNDHTSLWVSKEEDPENWHVQVFRSIDSGSLKGFPSDCKEASKQNLVCRKNLIIDKSIHTAYVRAIRSAQHFIYIENQYFLGSSYAWPSYVNSGADNLIPIELALKIASKIRAGERFAVYVVIPMWPEGVPTASSVQEILFFQAQTMEMMYKIIADELKAMNIDDMDPQDYLNFFCLGNREEPSSNSNPESDKSTDKSAAALATKYRRFMIYVHAKGMIVDDEYVILGSANINQRSLAGSRDTEIAMGAYQPHYAWSTKGRHPHGQIYGYRTSLWAEHLGMVDDRFKDPSSLDCVRFVNQLAEENWKRFTDEEMRTLQGHLLKYPVKVEADGKIGPLPDQECFPDVGGKILGVPTSLPDSLTM; this is translated from the exons ATGGCGTCGTCGGCTGGCGGCGAGTCTCCGGCGAAGCCCATCCTCCTGCACGGAGACCTAGACCTTTCGATCCTGGAGGCGCGCCTGCTGCCCAACATGGACATGTTGTCCGAGCAGGTCCGCCGCTGCTTCGCCGCCTGCCGCCCGCCCACCTCCTGCGGGCCCAAGCACGCCAGCGCTGCGGCCcggggcgccggcgccggagggcGCCACCATCACCACCGGAAGATCATCACCAGCGATCCCTACGTGACGCTGTCCGTGGCTGGCGCGGTGGTGGCGCGCACGGCCGTCATACCCAACAGCCAGGATCCTGTATGGGAGGAGCGCTTCGCCGTGCCGCTCGCGCACCGCGCCACCGTGCTCGAGTTCCAGGTCAAGGACAACGACACGTTCGGCGCTCAGCTCATCGGCACGGTCTCCGTCCCCGCCGACCGCGTCACCTCGGGTGAGGAGGTCGAGGATTGGTTCCCCGTCATTGGCACCAACAGAAAGCCGTACAAGCCCGACACCGCGCTCCGCCTCCGCTTCCGGTTTCACCCCATCGCCACCAACTCGACCTACCAGCACGGCATCCCCGGAGACCCCGAGCGCAAGGGCATCAAGGACTCCTACTTCCCACTCCGCCATGGCGGACGCGTGACGCTGTACCAGGATGCGCACGTCAAGGAAGGGAACCTGCCGGAGATTGAGCTCGAGAACGGGAAGACGTTCGAGCACAACGCGTGCTGGGAGGACATCTGCCATGCCATCCTAGAGGCGCACCACATGATATACATCGTCGGTTGGTCAGTGTACGACAAGGTGCGGCTCGTGCGTGAGCCGTCACAGTCGCGGCCATTGCCTTTGGGTGGCGACCTTACGCTTGGAGAGCTGCTCAAGTTCAAGTCGCAGGAGGGCGTGAGAGTGTGCCTGCTCGTGTGGGATGACAAGACTTCGCATGACAAGTTGTTCATCAAGACG GGTGGAGTTATGGCAACACATGATGAAGAAACTCGAAAGTTTTTCAAGCATTCCTCAGTCATCTGTGTTCTTTCTCCTCGATATGCCAGCAATAAACTAAGCATTTTCAAACAACAG GTTGTTGGGACTTTGTTTACGCACCATCAAAAATGTGTGCTGGTTGATACACAAGCCTGGGGAAACAAGCGGAAAATTACAGCTTTCATTGGGGGACTAGATCTTTGTGATGGGCGCTATGACACACCTGAACACAGGCTTTTCAAAGATCTTGACACAGTATTCCAACATGATTATCATAACCCTACATTTCCG GCAAGTGCAAAGGGACCCAGACAACCATGGCATGATTTACATTGCAGGATTGATGGTCCAGCCGCCTATGATGTCTTGAAAAATTTTGAGCAACGCTGGCGAAAGGCAACAAAATGGCGTGACCGATTGAGAAGAGTATCTCATTGGAAAGATGATGCTCTAATTAAGCTAGAGCGTATCTCATGGATACTTAGCCCTTCACCTACACTCCCAAATGATCATACTAGTTTGTGGGTTTCAAAAGAAGAAGATCCTGAAAATTGGCATGTTCAG GTATTCAGATCAATTGACTCTGGCTCTCTAAAAGGATTTCCTAGTGATTGCAAAGAAGCTTCAAAGCAG AATCTTGTGTGCCGAAAGAACTTGATAATCGATAAGAGCATCCACACAGCATATGTCCGGGCAATCAGATCTGCACAACATTTCATTTATATCGAGAATCAATACTTTCTTGGTTCTTCATATGCTTGGCCATCCTATGTGAATTCAG GTGCTGACAATCTGATACCAATAGAATTGGCCCTCAAAATTGCAAGTAAGATTAGAGCGGGAGAACGCTTTGCGGTGTATGTAGTGATACCAATGTGGCCTGAAGGAGTCCCTACTGCATCCTCTGTGCAAGAAATCCTTTTCTTCCAG GCCCAGACAATGGAGATGATGTATAAAATAATTGCAGATGAGCTCAAGGCCATGAATATTGATGACATGGATCCTCAAGATTACTTGAACTTCTTTTGTCTTGGCAATCGGGAAGAACCATCATCTAATAGCAACCCGGAATCAGATAAATCTACAGACAAAAGTGCAGCG GCCTTAGCTACAAAATATCGGCGGTTCATGATCTATGTTCATGCAAAAGGGATGATTGTAGACGATGAATATGTCATTTTGGGTTCAGCAAACATCAACCAGAGATCCCTGGCTGGTTCTAGAGATACTGAAATTGCAATGGGCGCATACCAGCCTCATTACGCATGGTCTACAAAGGGGAGGCATCCTCACGGCCAG ATATACGGATATAGAACGTCTCTTTGGGCAGAGCATCTTGGAATGGTTGATGATCGCTTCAAGGATCCTTCAAGTTTGGACTGTGTAAGGTTTGTGAATCAATTAGCTGAAGAGAACTGGAAAAGATTTACAGATGAAGAAATGAGAACATTACAAGGGCACCTCCTCAAGTATCCAGTAAAGGTGGAGGCTGATGGTAAGATCGGCCCACTGCCAGACCAAGAATGCTTTCCTGATGTTGGCGGCAAGATTCTGGGGGTTCCAACTTCACTTCCTGATTCACTGACCATGTAG
- the LOC133901848 gene encoding NEP1-interacting protein 1-like isoform X2, with the protein MDTTLTDSRLHPTPTVSAVHHPAHAPAAVRGLCSLAARLAESLARGLITCVFATVGTVLGAITGGLIGLATETGVVRGTGVGGITGALVSMELDVIWSLLTGRLVREKVDPAVLSAVESQMSAVESPAGHGDGADIFETGGTSGIPMAAINALPVVKFTERGNVDASGEHIACSVCLQEFEAGESARSLPVCHHTFHLPCIDGWLLRHASCPLCRRAV; encoded by the exons ATGGACACGACGCTCACCGACTCCCGGCTCCATCCTACTCCTACCGTCTCCGCGGTACACCACCCTGCCCACGCGCCGGCGGCAGTCCGCGGCCTCTGCTCCTTGGCCGCTCGGCTCGCCGAAAGCCTCGCCCGCGGCCTCATCACCTGCGTCTTCGCCACAG TGGGCACGGTCCTCGGCGCGATCACCGGCGGGCTGATCGGTCTGGCGACGGAGACGGGCGTGGTGCGCGGCACGGGGGTGGGCGGCATCACGGGCGCGCTCGTGTCCATGGAG CTCGACGTGATCTGGAGCCTGCTGACCGGCCGCCTTGTACGCGAGAAGGTGGACCCTGCCGTGCTCAGCGCGGTCGAGAGCCAG ATGAGTGCAGTGGAGTCACCGGCAGGGCACGGAGACGGCGCCGACATCTTCGAGACGGGCGGCACCAGCGGCATACCAATGGCGGCCATCAACGCGCTCCCGGTGGTGAAGTTCACCGAGCGCGGGAACGTGGACGCCAGCGGCGAGCACATCGCCTGCTCGGTCTGCCTCCAG GAGTTTGAAGCCGGCGAGAGCGCGAGGAGCCTGCCGGTGTGCCATCACACGTTCCACCTGCCGTGCATCGACGGCTGGCTGCTCCGGCACGCCTCCTGCCCCTTGTGCCGGCGCGCAGTCTAG